One window of the Eucalyptus grandis isolate ANBG69807.140 chromosome 8, ASM1654582v1, whole genome shotgun sequence genome contains the following:
- the LOC104417073 gene encoding F-box/kelch-repeat protein At3g06240, which yields MKRLLAETSRSLGFAVAQSFTEDILIEILSRLPVKSLVRFKCVSKRWRSLISEPHFAKLHLQRLILENITPSQKIIKSNPLQTIDYEALDNDEVNNHVVVESHDLGKDEPWGLAGSCNGLVSLAVNDGFLVYNPTTKESRKLPGSDLVAEHEFFHGFGYSSTTDDYKVVHGAFSKANDGSKECVLEIFSLRSGSWRRVPSKDVPKLSGPGIYLNGSVHWIVNHGNGSRIEQAIIPFGLATETFEEAIPIPKVEGIVYEGLGIHRGRLFAYDVTWRLCFEAWIMNEYGKGESWTRLFSVPTDGLPACQFYTIPIAFTQSKKIVFQIDVSEMILFNPEDGTYKNYPIEEDDNVESAIYVETLVSPHVGHEP from the coding sequence ATGAAGAGACTTCTTGCCGAAACAAGCCGAAGCTTGGGCTTTGCTGTGGCCCAAAGCTTCACCGAGGATATCCTCATCGAGATACTCTCGAGGCTACCGGTCAAGTCCTTGGTGCGATTCAAATGTGTAAGCAAGAGATGGCGGTCTCTAATTTCTGAACCTCACTTCGCCAAATTGCACCTGCAAAGGCTCATCTTGGAGAATATAACCCCTAGCCAGAAAATCATCAAAAGCAACCCGCTCCAAACCATAGACTATGAAGCACTCGACAACGATGAGGTCAATAATCATGTGGTGGTGGAGTCTCATGACTTGGGAAAGGATGAACCGTGGGGGCTCGCAGGTTCGTGCAATGGCTTGGTGAGTTTGGCTGTCAACGATGGATTTCTCGTGTATAACCCAACCACCAAGGAGTCCAGGAAGTTGCCAGGTTCTGATTTAGTTGCAGAACACGAGTTCTTCCACGGATTTGGTTACAGCTCCACAACTGATGACTATAAAGTAGTACATGGAGCTTTCTCTAAAGCAAATGATGGCTCTAAGGAATGTGTATTGGAGATATTTTCGCTCCGATCTGGTTCCTGGAGAAGGGTTCCTAGCAAAGATGTTCCCAAGTTGAGTGGACCCGGAATCTATCTTAACGGGTCTGTTCATTGGATCGTGAACCATGGAAATGGAAGTAGGATAGAGCAAGCGATCATTCCATTTGGTTTGGCCACAGAAACATTTGAAGAGGCAATTCCAATCCCCAAAGTCGAAGGTATAGTTTATGAGGGTCTGGGGATTCACAGGGGACGCCTATTTGCGTACGATGTCACTTGGAGACTTTGTTTCGAGGCTTGGATCATGAATGAATATGGGAAAGGGGAATCCTGGACAAGATTGTTCAGTGTCCCGACCGATGGTTTACCTGCCTGTCAATTTTATACGATCCCGATAGCCTTCACCCAgagcaaaaaaattgttttccagATTGATGTGTCGGAGATGATTTTGTTCAATCCGGAGGATGGTACTTACAAGAATTACCCCATTGAAGAGGATGATAATGTTGAGTCTGCTATATATGTGGAAACTCTTGTTTCACCCCACGTTGGCCATGAGCCATGA